A single Carettochelys insculpta isolate YL-2023 chromosome 2, ASM3395843v1, whole genome shotgun sequence DNA region contains:
- the SRI gene encoding sorcin — MAYPGHPGAGGGYFSGGYGAAPGGPAFHGQTQDPLYGYFAAVAGQDGQIDADELQRCLSQSGIAGGYKPFNLETCRLMISMLDRDVSGKMGFNEFKELWAVLNGWRQHFISFDSDRSGTVDSQELQKALTSMGFRLSPQTLSAVVKRYSTSEKITFDDYIACCVKLRALTDSFRRRDAAQQGVVNFQYDDFIQCVMSI; from the exons ATGGCATATCCTGGGCATCCTGGGGCCGGAGGAGGCTATTTCTCGGGCGGG TATGGAGCTGCTCCAGGAGGACCTGCGTTTCATGGGCAGACTCAAGATCCTTTGTATGGTTATTTTGCTGCGGTAGCTGGACAG GACGGACAAATAGATGCTGATGAGCTGCAGAGATGTCTGAGCCAGTCAGGCATTGCAGGAGGGTATAAAC CTTTCAACCTAGAGACGTGTAGGCTCATGATTTCCATGCTGGAT AGGGATGTGTCTGGTAAAATGGGATTCAATGAGTTTaaggagctctgggctgtcttGAATGGCTGGAGACAACACTTCATAAGTTTTGACAGTGATAGAAGTGGTACAGTTGATTCTCAAGAGCTGCAGAAAGCCTTGACATCTATGG GATTCAGGTTGAGCCCACAGACATTGTCCGCAGTTGTAAAGCGATACAGCACCAGTGAGAAGATTACATTTGATGATTACATTGCTTGCTGTGTAAAACTCAGAGCTCTCACTG ATAGCTTTCGAAGAAGGGATGCAGCCCAGCAGGGTGTTGTGAATTTCCAGTATGATGAT TTCATACAGTGTGTTATGAGCATCTAA